The following are encoded together in the Nocardioides thalensis genome:
- a CDS encoding glutathione peroxidase encodes MTSLHDFSAAGIDGTDQDLSAYKDQVVLVVNTASKCGFTPQYEGLQKLHETYADRGFAVLGFPCDQFGHQEPGDEAEIASFCSTNYGVTFPMFAKIEVNGDGAHPLYQWLKGEQGGLIGDGIKWNFTKFLVGRDGQVIDRYAPTTKPEKLTGDIEKALG; translated from the coding sequence ATGACCAGCCTCCACGACTTCTCGGCCGCGGGCATCGACGGCACCGACCAGGACCTCTCCGCCTACAAGGACCAGGTCGTGCTCGTCGTGAACACCGCGTCGAAGTGCGGCTTCACCCCGCAGTACGAAGGGCTCCAGAAGCTCCACGAGACCTACGCCGACCGGGGCTTCGCCGTCCTCGGGTTCCCGTGCGACCAGTTCGGCCACCAGGAGCCCGGCGACGAGGCCGAGATCGCCTCGTTCTGCTCGACGAACTACGGCGTCACGTTCCCGATGTTCGCGAAGATCGAGGTCAACGGCGACGGCGCGCACCCGCTCTACCAGTGGCTGAAGGGCGAGCAGGGCGGCCTCATCGGCGACGGGATCAAGTGGAACTTCACGAAGTTCCTCGTCGGCCGCGACGGGCAGGTCATCGACCGCTACGCGCCGACGACCAAGCCGGAGAAGCTGACCGGGGACATCGAGAAGGCCCTCGGCTGA
- a CDS encoding TetR family transcriptional regulator — MTETVHRREARRVETTHRLRRRALELTRDKGFDGWTMDDLAASAEVSRRTVFNYFDSKLDVVLGPDHEPPAEALAAFVAKRPTGDLVDDMAALAVEVIQEKQTELDLVMLARAVILTEPHLVALVHERFEAKMTDLVDLIIQREGEDYGRAQAELAVRLIVTVFDTALSRIDPAEPKPIDDHIADAVIDARRLFARTT, encoded by the coding sequence GTGACTGAGACGGTGCATCGACGCGAGGCGCGGCGGGTGGAGACCACCCACCGCCTGCGTCGCCGCGCCCTGGAGCTCACCCGCGACAAGGGGTTCGACGGCTGGACCATGGACGACCTCGCCGCGAGCGCCGAGGTGTCGCGGCGGACGGTGTTCAACTACTTCGACTCCAAGCTCGACGTGGTGCTCGGCCCCGACCACGAGCCGCCGGCGGAGGCGCTGGCGGCGTTCGTCGCCAAGCGGCCCACCGGCGACCTGGTCGACGACATGGCGGCGCTGGCCGTCGAGGTCATCCAGGAGAAGCAGACCGAGCTCGACCTGGTGATGCTCGCGCGCGCGGTGATCCTCACCGAGCCGCACCTCGTCGCCCTCGTGCACGAGCGGTTCGAGGCCAAGATGACCGACCTGGTCGATCTCATCATCCAGCGCGAGGGCGAGGACTACGGGCGCGCGCAGGCCGAGCTCGCCGTACGCCTCATCGTCACCGTCTTCGACACCGCGCTCAGCCGGATCGACCCCGCCGAGCCCAAGCCGATCGACGACCACATCGCCGACGCGGTCATCGACGCCCGCCGGCTGTTCGCCCGCACCACCTGA
- a CDS encoding ABC transporter permease subunit: MSSEGSRDGRGATSSTTDRNWVPSPRELERRRVRRTLTRRRVALASFVTVVVVGGLVAGILLSPGWDRVQETFFDGHHARESFPAIVDGFWLNVKMFLIAEPVILALGLAIALVRQSRSPWLVPLRGLAVVYTDVVRGIPTILLVFLFVFGVPGLRLQGLTNDPFFWATVALVVSYSAYVAEVFRSGIESVHPSQLASAEALALSRGQTMRYVVVPQGVRRVVPPLLNDFVSLQKDTALVASVSLFDALFTARDYANYNFDFTPYVVVACFFVVITVPLARLCDWLARRIARRERAGVL, translated from the coding sequence GTGAGCTCCGAAGGGTCTCGTGACGGTCGCGGGGCGACCTCCTCGACCACCGATCGCAACTGGGTGCCGAGCCCGCGCGAGCTCGAGCGCCGGCGGGTACGCCGCACGCTGACCCGGCGCCGCGTGGCGCTCGCGTCATTCGTGACCGTCGTCGTGGTCGGCGGGCTGGTGGCGGGCATCCTCCTCTCGCCGGGCTGGGACCGCGTGCAGGAGACGTTCTTCGACGGCCACCACGCGCGGGAGTCGTTCCCGGCGATCGTCGACGGCTTCTGGCTCAACGTGAAGATGTTCCTCATCGCCGAGCCGGTGATCCTCGCCCTCGGGCTGGCGATCGCCCTGGTCCGTCAGTCGCGGTCGCCGTGGCTGGTGCCGCTGCGCGGCCTCGCGGTCGTCTACACCGACGTGGTCCGCGGCATCCCGACGATCCTGCTGGTCTTCCTCTTCGTCTTCGGTGTGCCCGGCCTGCGGCTCCAGGGGCTGACCAACGACCCGTTCTTCTGGGCGACCGTCGCGCTCGTCGTCTCCTACTCCGCCTACGTCGCCGAGGTCTTCCGCTCCGGCATCGAGTCGGTGCACCCCTCACAGCTGGCCAGCGCCGAGGCGCTCGCGCTCTCCCGTGGGCAGACCATGCGCTACGTCGTCGTGCCGCAGGGGGTGCGGCGCGTCGTACCTCCCCTGCTCAACGACTTCGTCTCGCTCCAGAAGGACACCGCGCTGGTGGCGTCGGTCTCCCTGTTCGACGCGCTCTTCACCGCGCGCGACTACGCCAACTACAACTTCGACTTCACGCCGTACGTCGTGGTCGCCTGCTTCTTCGTCGTGATCACGGTGCCGCTGGCCCGGCTCTGCGACTGGCTCGCGCGCCGGATCGCACGTCGGGAGAGGGCGGGTGTGCTGTGA
- a CDS encoding DUF7455 domain-containing protein, translating into MSTTIPTPAASYDVRDSFRCDRCGARAVAVSHHASADLGWCRHHLRKHAAGLEAAGVELTRLPGAA; encoded by the coding sequence ATGAGCACCACCATCCCGACGCCCGCGGCGTCGTACGACGTCCGCGACTCGTTCCGGTGCGACCGCTGCGGCGCCCGAGCCGTCGCGGTGAGCCACCACGCGTCTGCTGACCTGGGCTGGTGCAGGCACCACCTGCGCAAGCACGCCGCCGGCCTCGAGGCCGCCGGCGTCGAGCTGACCCGCCTGCCCGGCGCCGCCTGA
- a CDS encoding sensor histidine kinase has translation MVGKLRRRIEANCLAHGLLYPWWVPVVGFAGQVVIVVIALALRDALWAPQPVTLTLLLVLVAPFVQIGLSRWLPWPLDALGAVVASTWLMWLPPDSGGSVLIDAAPALLAFATAETTARDGLRPGAVMAGLSFALIGFANAGPGVVAAPVHFLDIVLGFVIGAMLLYQMRALAAERRARERAWEQATAAERNRIAREIHDLVAHSLSVTLLHITGARHALRDVGESEADAADAVDEVDAALADAERVGRRAMADIRRTVSAIADGPEPRQSLPSAGDIAALVDELDAAGLDVEYAESGDASALPDAAGLGLYRIAQESLANVAKHAPGNVARVRLSFARGGARLTVSNPLAGVAPRRPGDDVGSGLAGMHARAEQLGATLTAGPVGEDWVVDVRLGSAFRGVELPCGRTIGTPAAATGAAT, from the coding sequence ATGGTGGGCAAGCTCAGGCGGCGGATCGAGGCGAACTGCCTCGCGCACGGCCTGCTCTACCCGTGGTGGGTGCCGGTCGTCGGGTTCGCCGGGCAGGTCGTGATCGTGGTGATCGCGCTCGCCCTCCGCGACGCCCTGTGGGCACCGCAGCCGGTCACGCTGACCCTGCTGCTCGTGCTCGTCGCGCCGTTCGTGCAGATCGGCCTGAGCCGGTGGCTGCCGTGGCCGCTGGACGCCCTCGGCGCGGTCGTCGCCTCGACGTGGCTGATGTGGCTCCCGCCCGACTCCGGCGGCTCCGTGCTGATCGACGCGGCCCCGGCGCTTCTCGCCTTCGCCACTGCCGAGACGACCGCCCGCGACGGCCTGCGGCCCGGTGCGGTCATGGCCGGCCTGTCGTTCGCGCTCATCGGCTTCGCCAACGCCGGCCCCGGCGTCGTGGCCGCCCCGGTGCACTTCCTCGACATCGTGCTCGGCTTCGTGATCGGGGCGATGCTGCTGTACCAGATGCGGGCGCTCGCGGCCGAGCGGCGTGCGCGGGAGCGCGCCTGGGAACAGGCCACCGCGGCCGAGCGCAACCGGATCGCACGCGAGATCCACGACCTCGTCGCCCACTCGCTCAGCGTCACCCTCCTGCACATCACCGGCGCCCGGCACGCGCTGCGCGACGTCGGTGAGTCCGAGGCGGACGCGGCCGACGCCGTCGACGAGGTCGACGCGGCGCTCGCGGACGCCGAGCGGGTCGGACGCCGCGCGATGGCCGACATCCGGCGCACGGTGAGCGCGATCGCCGACGGCCCCGAGCCGCGGCAGTCGCTGCCGTCGGCGGGCGACATCGCCGCGCTCGTCGACGAGCTCGACGCCGCCGGGCTGGACGTGGAGTACGCCGAGAGCGGTGACGCGTCCGCTCTTCCCGACGCCGCGGGCCTGGGGCTCTACCGGATCGCCCAGGAGTCGCTGGCCAACGTCGCCAAGCACGCGCCCGGCAACGTCGCCCGGGTGCGCCTCAGCTTCGCCCGTGGCGGCGCCCGGCTCACCGTGAGCAACCCGCTCGCCGGCGTCGCCCCGCGCCGCCCGGGCGACGACGTGGGCTCCGGCCTCGCGGGCATGCACGCCCGCGCCGAGCAGCTCGGGGCCACCCTGACCGCGGGGCCGGTCGGCGAGGACTGGGTCGTCGACGTTCGCCTGGGCTCCGCGTTCCGCGGGGTCGAGCTGCCCTGCGGTCGCACGATCGGTACGCCGGCCGCGGCCACCGGAGCGGCCACGTGA
- a CDS encoding response regulator, which produces MTAADQVQPVRVVLVDDQELVRSGLRRILRRRDGFEIVAECADGAELPGALAALEAPADVVLMDLRMRDVDGITATERLRADPDAPAVLVLTTFDDDAMLSGALRAGAVGFLLKDSSADDLIRAVRAVANGDGWLDPAVTSRVLRDYRSAPAAPAAAVPDTGLTTREVEVLRAIAAGHTNSEIAAALVISELTVKSHIGRIFTKLGLRDRAAAIVYAYDHGLATPAPS; this is translated from the coding sequence GTGACCGCGGCGGACCAGGTCCAGCCGGTGCGGGTGGTGCTGGTCGACGACCAGGAGCTGGTGCGCTCGGGCCTGCGCCGGATCCTGCGCCGGCGCGACGGCTTCGAGATCGTCGCCGAGTGCGCCGACGGCGCGGAGCTGCCCGGGGCGCTCGCGGCCCTCGAGGCCCCGGCCGACGTCGTGCTCATGGACCTCCGGATGCGCGACGTCGACGGCATCACGGCGACCGAGCGGCTCCGTGCGGATCCCGACGCCCCCGCCGTACTGGTGCTGACGACGTTCGACGACGACGCGATGCTCTCGGGAGCGCTGCGCGCCGGCGCGGTCGGCTTCCTGCTCAAGGACTCCTCGGCCGACGACCTGATCCGCGCGGTGCGCGCGGTCGCGAACGGCGACGGGTGGCTCGACCCCGCAGTCACCTCGCGGGTGCTGCGCGACTACCGCAGCGCACCGGCCGCGCCGGCGGCCGCCGTCCCGGACACCGGGCTCACCACCCGCGAGGTCGAGGTGCTGCGCGCCATCGCCGCGGGCCACACCAACAGCGAGATCGCCGCAGCGCTGGTCATCTCCGAGCTCACGGTGAAGAGCCACATCGGCCGGATCTTCACCAAGCTCGGCCTGCGCGACCGCGCGGCCGCGATCGTCTACGCCTACGACCACGGGCTGGCGACACCGGCTCCTTCGTAG
- a CDS encoding transporter substrate-binding domain-containing protein → MRRTRLVHRLSIAGTAALVVAFGACAPEEEAEDNTGEVAEADECAVEDLPLKNPGTLTIGTDSPAYEPWFVDNDPTNGKGFESAVAYAVAEEMGFEQDQVEWIKVGFNSLFKPGATDFDFDINQVSITAKRDESVDFSEGYYSAAQAVITLKDSPAADATSLEELAGFKLGAQTGTTSLTAIRDIIQPEQEPLVFDDTNVAKQAMENGQVDAILADLPTAFYISAVEIPGSQLIGQFQPETGEQEQFGMLFEQGSELLPCVNRALETLKEDGTLADIEEQWLSDVVSVPELQ, encoded by the coding sequence ATGCGCCGCACCCGCCTGGTCCACCGCCTCTCGATCGCCGGCACCGCCGCCCTCGTCGTCGCGTTCGGTGCCTGCGCGCCGGAGGAGGAGGCCGAGGACAACACCGGCGAGGTCGCCGAGGCCGACGAGTGCGCGGTCGAGGACCTCCCGCTCAAGAACCCCGGCACCCTCACGATCGGCACCGACTCGCCCGCCTACGAGCCGTGGTTCGTCGACAACGACCCGACCAACGGCAAGGGCTTCGAGTCGGCCGTGGCCTACGCGGTCGCCGAGGAGATGGGCTTCGAGCAGGACCAGGTCGAGTGGATCAAGGTCGGCTTCAACAGCCTCTTCAAGCCGGGCGCGACCGACTTCGACTTCGACATCAACCAGGTCTCGATCACCGCCAAGCGCGACGAGTCCGTCGACTTCTCCGAGGGCTACTACTCCGCCGCGCAGGCCGTGATCACGCTCAAGGACAGCCCGGCCGCCGACGCCACCAGCCTCGAGGAGCTCGCCGGCTTCAAGCTCGGCGCCCAGACCGGCACCACGTCGCTCACTGCGATCCGCGACATCATCCAGCCCGAGCAGGAGCCGCTCGTCTTCGACGACACCAACGTGGCCAAGCAGGCGATGGAGAACGGTCAGGTCGACGCGATCCTCGCCGACCTGCCGACCGCGTTCTACATCAGCGCCGTCGAGATCCCCGGCAGCCAGCTGATCGGCCAGTTCCAGCCCGAGACCGGTGAGCAGGAGCAGTTCGGCATGCTCTTCGAGCAGGGCAGCGAGCTGCTGCCGTGTGTCAACCGGGCGCTGGAGACGCTCAAGGAGGACGGCACCCTGGCGGATATCGAGGAGCAGTGGCTCTCCGACGTCGTGAGCGTGCCCGAGCTGCAGTGA
- a CDS encoding ATP-binding cassette domain-containing protein, translating into MPLLEARSLRKAYGDRVVLDDVSLTVHPGDVVCLIGSSGSGKSTLLRCLDLLEEVDDGVIELDGFEVSDPLVDPRDVRRDIGMVFQAYNLFPHRSVLANCTLAPRKVHGLSKKDAEARAIDLLTRFGLGEHVHSHPDRLSGGQQQRVALVRALCTSPKLLLLDEITAALDPELVGEVLAIVRDLAAGGTTMVLATHEMTFAREVATQVCFLDGGRIVESGPPTQVLGDPREPRTREFLRRVLPQ; encoded by the coding sequence GTGCCGCTGCTGGAGGCGCGCAGCCTCCGCAAGGCGTACGGCGACCGGGTGGTACTCGACGACGTGTCGCTGACCGTGCACCCGGGCGACGTGGTGTGCCTGATCGGGTCGTCGGGGTCGGGGAAGTCGACGCTGCTGCGCTGCCTCGACCTGCTCGAGGAGGTCGACGACGGCGTGATCGAGCTCGACGGGTTCGAGGTGTCGGACCCGCTGGTCGACCCGCGGGACGTACGCCGCGACATCGGCATGGTGTTCCAGGCCTACAACCTCTTCCCGCACCGCTCGGTCCTCGCCAATTGCACGCTCGCACCGCGCAAGGTGCACGGGCTCTCGAAGAAGGACGCCGAGGCGCGCGCGATCGACCTGCTCACCCGGTTCGGGCTCGGCGAGCACGTGCACAGCCACCCCGACCGGCTCTCCGGCGGCCAGCAGCAGCGGGTCGCCCTGGTCCGCGCGCTGTGCACCTCGCCCAAGCTGCTGTTGCTCGACGAGATCACCGCGGCGCTCGACCCCGAGCTGGTGGGCGAGGTCCTCGCGATCGTGCGCGACCTCGCCGCCGGCGGCACCACGATGGTGCTGGCGACGCACGAGATGACGTTCGCCCGCGAGGTCGCCACCCAGGTGTGCTTCCTCGACGGCGGGCGGATCGTGGAGTCGGGCCCTCCCACCCAGGTGCTGGGTGATCCGCGGGAGCCGCGGACCCGGGAGTTCCTGCGGCGGGTGCTGCCGCAGTGA
- a CDS encoding cytochrome P450: protein MSLPDFKNARPVGTARDFAAWTIAHGLQRRFLRKGAAGGDLIARLATDPELIAEPYAAYEELRSQGRLVRNGFIGGTVDHEVGNAILRSEDFGTGAGLAELPAPLRRLHALAREDDTLSPVDPPSMLVVDPPQHTRYRKLVARSFTARKVGRMSDRVTGVAERLLDDLTASVRPGEPVAFDLVDRYAAQLPVAVIADLLGIPESERELVLEWGNHAAVTLDPGLSWSQFRTASAALREMHAWFAHHLERLRRDPGDDLMSQLLLDQQQSAARGEEQLTDVEVHAVGLLVLGAGFETTVNLIGNAVALLDQHPDQLRALQADPEGWPNAVEEVLRHESPVQLTMRAAMRDTEVAGERVAEGEAILVYLSAANRDPHVFDDPARFDVARPNAGENLSFSAGIHYCVGASLARLEATAGLRMLYERFPDLRVAGTPVRRGTRVLRGYAELPVVSGAELPVS from the coding sequence GTGTCGTTGCCTGATTTCAAGAACGCCCGTCCCGTCGGGACCGCGCGCGACTTCGCCGCATGGACGATCGCGCACGGCCTGCAGCGCCGGTTCCTCCGCAAGGGGGCGGCGGGAGGCGACCTGATCGCCCGCCTCGCCACCGACCCGGAGCTGATCGCCGAGCCGTACGCCGCCTACGAGGAGCTGCGGTCGCAGGGTCGCCTCGTCCGCAACGGCTTCATCGGCGGCACCGTCGACCACGAGGTCGGCAACGCGATCCTGCGCAGCGAGGACTTCGGCACCGGCGCCGGACTGGCCGAGCTGCCCGCGCCGCTGCGTCGGCTGCACGCGCTCGCGCGCGAGGACGACACCCTCTCGCCGGTCGACCCGCCGTCGATGCTCGTCGTCGACCCGCCCCAGCACACCCGCTACCGCAAGCTCGTGGCCCGCTCGTTCACCGCGCGCAAGGTCGGCCGGATGTCCGACCGGGTGACGGGCGTCGCGGAGCGACTGCTCGACGACCTCACGGCCTCGGTGCGGCCGGGCGAGCCGGTCGCCTTCGACCTGGTCGACCGTTACGCCGCGCAGCTCCCGGTCGCCGTCATCGCCGACCTGCTCGGCATCCCCGAGTCCGAGCGCGAGCTGGTGCTCGAGTGGGGCAACCACGCGGCCGTCACCCTCGACCCGGGGCTGAGCTGGAGCCAGTTCCGTACGGCGTCCGCCGCCCTGCGCGAGATGCACGCCTGGTTCGCGCACCACCTCGAGCGGCTGCGCCGCGACCCGGGCGACGACCTGATGAGCCAGCTCCTGCTCGACCAGCAGCAGAGCGCCGCCCGCGGGGAGGAGCAGCTCACCGACGTCGAGGTGCACGCCGTCGGCCTGCTCGTGCTCGGCGCCGGCTTCGAGACCACCGTCAACCTGATCGGCAACGCCGTCGCGCTGCTCGACCAGCACCCCGACCAGCTCCGTGCGCTCCAGGCCGACCCCGAGGGCTGGCCCAACGCCGTCGAGGAGGTGCTGCGCCACGAGTCGCCGGTCCAGCTGACGATGCGGGCCGCGATGCGCGACACCGAGGTCGCGGGCGAGCGGGTGGCGGAGGGCGAGGCGATCCTCGTCTACCTCTCGGCCGCCAACCGCGACCCCCACGTCTTCGACGACCCCGCCCGGTTCGACGTCGCCCGCCCCAACGCGGGGGAGAACCTGTCGTTCTCGGCCGGCATCCACTACTGCGTCGGCGCCAGCCTCGCGCGGCTCGAGGCGACCGCCGGCCTGCGGATGCTCTACGAGCGCTTCCCCGACCTCCGCGTCGCCGGCACGCCGGTGCGGCGGGGCACCCGGGTGCTCCGCGGGTACGCCGAGCTGCCGGTCGTCTCGGGGGCCGAGCTCCCGGTCAGCTGA
- a CDS encoding MMPL family transporter produces the protein MARLLYKLGSTAFRRWYYFLAAWIAVFAAVATVAVAFSKPMSDEFTIPGIPSEEAADLQQELFPEAGDAFDDATVNVVVAAPEGHTLDEPAYTAAIEDLIEAIPELPQMNEDPAANPGLVDPNVAAANAPPAFSPLSEDGRIGILSFEWDVETPADLEVTSIEELEQLLDDTTDETGLVAEANGPGMAAMTPPGGTAELIGIGIALVVLLLTFGSAIAAGMPIITALFGVALGMLGITGMTAFMDIGSSTPMLATMIGLAVGIDYTLFILARYRTELHHTDDRAHAAGIAVGTAGSAVVFAGLTVLIALSALAVVRIPFLTAMGLAAAATVLIAVLVALTLLPALLGLLKSWTFRGRVRRYTPARDEHGRVHNNGVRWARLLGKAPLAFVALVIVGLGVLAVPIKDMYLAFPTDSTAPADTTQRQASDLMSEAFGPGREGPLLVVVDGRDIASDEERQQAFDDVTAWAAGQDDVQDATLVATNAPLGEDGAPTGVGTGAMIQVTPASGPDEPETLDLLDALRDGQSGIEEQTGTTTGVTGLTAITTDVSDRLNGALPLYLAVVIGLAFVLLVLVFRSILVPLTATLGFLLSVLATLGATVAIFQEGAFGIFEGQPIVSFMPIFLIGMVFGLAMDYQVFLVTRMREAHVHGLTTREAVVDGFRNSARVVTAAATIMIAVFAGFMLEDDAVVKSMGFALAASIIFDAFIVRMVLIPSVLYLLGEKAWWMPKWLDRILPNVDVEGESLERDSAPVSVARKDDDKELVGV, from the coding sequence ATGGCCCGCCTGCTCTACAAGCTGGGCAGCACAGCGTTCCGGCGCTGGTACTACTTCCTCGCCGCGTGGATCGCCGTCTTCGCGGCGGTCGCCACCGTCGCCGTCGCCTTCTCGAAGCCGATGTCCGACGAGTTCACGATCCCCGGCATCCCCTCCGAGGAGGCGGCGGACCTCCAGCAGGAGCTCTTCCCCGAGGCTGGTGACGCGTTCGACGACGCCACCGTCAACGTCGTCGTCGCCGCGCCCGAGGGCCACACGCTCGACGAGCCCGCCTACACCGCGGCCATCGAGGACCTCATCGAGGCGATCCCCGAGCTGCCGCAGATGAACGAGGACCCGGCCGCCAACCCAGGCCTGGTCGACCCGAACGTCGCGGCCGCCAACGCGCCGCCGGCCTTCAGCCCGCTCTCGGAGGACGGCCGCATCGGCATCCTCAGCTTCGAGTGGGACGTCGAGACGCCCGCGGACCTCGAGGTCACCTCGATCGAGGAGCTCGAGCAGCTGCTCGACGACACCACCGACGAGACCGGCCTGGTCGCCGAGGCCAACGGTCCCGGCATGGCCGCGATGACGCCGCCGGGCGGCACCGCCGAGCTGATCGGCATCGGCATCGCGCTGGTCGTGCTGCTGCTGACGTTCGGCTCCGCCATCGCCGCGGGCATGCCGATCATCACGGCGCTCTTCGGCGTCGCTCTCGGCATGCTCGGCATCACCGGCATGACCGCGTTCATGGACATCGGCTCGAGCACCCCGATGCTCGCGACGATGATCGGCCTCGCGGTCGGCATCGACTACACCCTGTTCATCCTCGCCCGCTACCGCACCGAGCTGCACCACACCGACGACCGCGCCCACGCCGCCGGCATCGCGGTCGGTACGGCGGGCTCGGCCGTCGTGTTCGCGGGCCTCACCGTGCTCATCGCGCTCTCGGCGCTGGCCGTCGTGCGGATCCCGTTCCTCACCGCGATGGGCCTGGCCGCGGCGGCCACCGTGCTGATCGCGGTGCTGGTCGCGCTGACGCTGCTGCCCGCGCTCCTCGGCCTGCTGAAGTCGTGGACGTTCCGCGGCCGGGTGCGCCGCTACACCCCGGCTCGCGACGAGCACGGCCGGGTGCACAACAACGGCGTGCGCTGGGCCCGGCTGCTCGGCAAGGCGCCGCTCGCGTTCGTCGCCCTGGTGATCGTCGGCCTCGGCGTCCTCGCCGTACCGATCAAGGACATGTACCTCGCGTTCCCGACCGACAGCACCGCGCCGGCCGACACCACCCAGCGCCAGGCGTCCGACCTGATGTCGGAGGCGTTCGGCCCCGGTCGCGAGGGCCCGCTGCTGGTCGTCGTCGACGGCCGGGACATCGCGTCCGACGAGGAGCGCCAGCAGGCGTTCGACGACGTCACCGCGTGGGCGGCCGGACAGGACGACGTCCAGGACGCGACGCTGGTCGCGACCAACGCCCCGCTCGGCGAGGACGGCGCGCCGACCGGCGTCGGCACCGGCGCGATGATCCAGGTCACGCCGGCGTCGGGACCCGACGAGCCGGAGACCCTCGACCTGCTCGACGCGCTCCGCGACGGGCAGTCCGGCATCGAGGAGCAGACCGGCACGACCACGGGCGTCACCGGCCTGACGGCGATCACGACCGACGTCTCCGACCGGCTGAACGGGGCGCTGCCGCTCTACCTCGCCGTGGTCATCGGGCTGGCGTTCGTGCTGCTGGTGCTCGTGTTCCGCTCGATCCTGGTGCCGCTGACCGCCACCCTGGGCTTCCTGCTCTCGGTGCTGGCGACGCTGGGCGCGACGGTCGCGATCTTCCAGGAGGGCGCGTTCGGGATCTTCGAGGGCCAGCCGATCGTGAGCTTCATGCCGATCTTCCTGATCGGCATGGTGTTCGGCCTCGCGATGGACTACCAGGTGTTCCTGGTGACCCGGATGCGGGAGGCCCACGTGCACGGGCTCACCACCCGCGAGGCCGTCGTCGACGGCTTCCGCAACTCGGCCCGGGTCGTGACCGCCGCGGCGACGATCATGATCGCGGTGTTCGCGGGCTTCATGCTCGAGGACGACGCCGTCGTGAAGTCGATGGGCTTCGCGCTCGCCGCGTCGATCATCTTCGACGCGTTCATCGTGCGGATGGTGCTGATCCCGTCGGTGCTCTACCTGCTCGGGGAGAAGGCCTGGTGGATGCCGAAGTGGCTCGACCGGATCCTGCCGAACGTCGACGTCGAGGGTGAGTCGCTCGAGCGCGACTCGGCGCCGGTGTCGGTCGCTCGCAAGGACGACGACAAGGAGCTCGTCGGCGTCTGA
- a CDS encoding PaaX family transcriptional regulator C-terminal domain-containing protein, whose product MPVDLAPLPARSVVLSLLLGAHPARLSSADLVRAGEHFGIPAATTRVALTRAVASGDLRREDGDYVLGERLARRQRRQDEAVLDAETTWDGTWEMAVVVVAGRSGPERAALRERLSAYRLAELREGVWTRPANLSRPRAYADDLVLSTFTATPDEDPVALAASLWDLAAWAREGRDLLAALATTAEPAPRLAVAAQVVRHLAADPLLPGALLPRGWPAAEMRAAYAGYQAELRSLAIPG is encoded by the coding sequence GTGCCCGTCGACCTCGCCCCTCTCCCGGCCCGGTCGGTGGTCCTCAGCCTGCTGCTCGGCGCGCACCCGGCCCGGCTGAGCTCCGCCGACCTGGTCCGCGCCGGCGAGCACTTCGGCATCCCCGCCGCGACCACCCGGGTCGCGCTCACCCGCGCGGTGGCCTCCGGCGACCTCCGCCGCGAGGACGGCGACTACGTCCTGGGCGAGCGCCTCGCCCGCCGGCAGCGGCGGCAGGACGAGGCGGTGCTCGATGCCGAGACGACGTGGGACGGCACCTGGGAGATGGCGGTCGTGGTGGTCGCGGGCCGCTCCGGACCGGAGCGCGCCGCGCTGCGCGAGCGGCTGTCGGCGTACCGCCTCGCCGAGCTGCGCGAGGGGGTCTGGACCCGGCCCGCCAACCTGAGCCGACCGCGGGCCTACGCCGACGACCTCGTGCTCAGCACCTTCACGGCCACTCCCGACGAGGACCCGGTCGCGCTGGCCGCGAGCCTGTGGGACCTCGCCGCGTGGGCGCGGGAAGGCCGGGACCTCCTCGCCGCCCTGGCCACGACCGCCGAGCCCGCGCCCCGGCTCGCGGTGGCCGCACAGGTCGTGCGGCACCTGGCCGCCGACCCCCTGCTGCCGGGCGCGCTGCTCCCGCGGGGCTGGCCCGCGGCCGAGATGCGCGCGGCCTACGCGGGCTACCAGGCCGAGCTGCGCTCGCTCGCCATCCCCGGCTGA